A genomic stretch from Effusibacillus pohliae DSM 22757 includes:
- a CDS encoding DUF4247 domain-containing protein: MQRLAQSLKLLIAVALSVSLLTGCGSNPVGSLYPLESVTQKGAKTSRVYRAENMTVPEVAQELAEQRKPQEMSRQDPERMFLIYPDELYHLQRDPQKPGDTLIEVDSKEFVRNNYSPGFLEGYILGSILDDLFDSHKHHPGSYRGYTSRDIYKPNVPYHTPTPEEKKQFPPLTKPGTGSIIRRGDKPAASGGSDGPGTSVGAGSSITKKEPSSATKDPGPPPTTGGSGSIVKSGGSSGSVSADTGPKSGSSSFSPPKNNSPPKTRVGGSGSITRRK; this comes from the coding sequence ATGCAGCGGCTGGCGCAATCTCTCAAGTTACTGATCGCGGTCGCCCTGTCGGTGTCGCTCTTGACCGGGTGCGGCAGCAATCCGGTCGGCTCGTTGTATCCGCTCGAATCGGTCACGCAAAAAGGGGCGAAAACGTCCCGCGTCTACCGGGCGGAAAACATGACGGTGCCGGAAGTGGCGCAGGAACTTGCGGAACAGCGAAAACCACAGGAAATGTCCCGACAGGATCCCGAGCGGATGTTTCTGATCTATCCGGACGAATTGTACCATCTGCAGCGGGATCCGCAGAAGCCGGGCGATACGCTGATTGAGGTCGATAGCAAGGAATTTGTCCGGAACAATTACAGCCCGGGATTTTTGGAAGGGTACATTCTCGGCAGCATTCTGGATGACTTGTTTGATTCGCACAAACATCATCCTGGCAGCTACCGGGGCTACACCAGCCGCGATATCTACAAGCCAAACGTGCCGTACCACACGCCGACGCCGGAAGAGAAAAAACAGTTCCCGCCGCTGACCAAGCCAGGGACCGGATCGATCATCAGACGCGGCGACAAACCCGCCGCATCTGGCGGTTCGGACGGACCTGGCACGTCGGTGGGAGCAGGCAGCAGCATCACGAAAAAAGAGCCTTCCTCCGCGACGAAGGATCCCGGTCCGCCGCCGACAACCGGCGGCAGCGGCTCGATTGTCAAATCGGGCGGAAGTTCCGGTTCCGTCAGCGCAGACACCGGGCCGAAGTCCGGTTCTTCCAGCTTTTCCCCGCCGAAGAACAACTCTCCTCCGAAAACGCGAGTCGGCGGTTCCGGTTCGATCACCCGGCGAAAGTAA
- a CDS encoding FGGY family carbohydrate kinase — MKIAMRSIGMALFTIQKVKERGVDTSNLLVNMDWQHLIMNGENLAEYARLLAMEGKLGHQHGNSGWGDFDDDNMVGALRFMETLELDPAVWWEATADALARLLRNSDIDPNLIEGIGLSGQMHGSVLLVENKRVLRPAILWCDQRTVEECDWIERIIGPEKWNRWVANRPLNGFTAPKILWVKRHEPHIYSQIRHVLLPKDYIRLRLTAHSDQPFVDPENRLHAFCHAVAGKWHTMGVILSAAECLKWWRTNVGQQAEQIAKHSGRSVYDVLCEAAGGAKSPVWRQIIADVTGIEVVVLAADEGPAYGAALLAGVGAGWFASIEDACERLIAIRDRIAPDPERHERYNDYYEVYRQMYGVLQGQFHRLSELERKGIH, encoded by the coding sequence ATGAAAATTGCCATGCGTTCGATCGGTATGGCGCTGTTTACGATTCAAAAGGTGAAAGAGCGGGGCGTCGACACATCCAACCTGCTTGTCAACATGGACTGGCAGCACCTGATCATGAACGGAGAAAACCTTGCGGAATACGCCCGTTTGCTGGCGATGGAAGGAAAATTGGGCCACCAGCACGGCAACAGCGGATGGGGCGATTTTGACGACGACAATATGGTCGGCGCATTGCGATTCATGGAAACGTTGGAGCTGGATCCCGCCGTTTGGTGGGAGGCAACCGCTGATGCGTTAGCCCGCCTGTTACGTAACAGCGACATTGATCCGAATCTGATTGAGGGAATCGGCCTGTCCGGCCAAATGCACGGTTCCGTTTTGCTGGTTGAAAACAAACGGGTGCTGCGGCCGGCGATTTTGTGGTGTGACCAGCGGACCGTCGAAGAGTGCGATTGGATCGAAAGGATTATCGGCCCGGAAAAATGGAACCGGTGGGTGGCAAATCGGCCGTTAAACGGCTTTACGGCACCGAAAATTTTATGGGTGAAGCGGCACGAACCTCACATCTATTCGCAAATCCGCCATGTCTTGCTGCCGAAAGATTACATTCGTTTGCGATTGACGGCACACAGTGACCAACCGTTTGTCGACCCGGAAAATCGGCTGCACGCGTTTTGCCACGCGGTGGCCGGCAAATGGCACACGATGGGTGTGATTCTCTCAGCGGCCGAATGCTTGAAGTGGTGGAGAACGAATGTCGGGCAGCAAGCGGAGCAAATCGCCAAGCACAGTGGACGCAGTGTGTACGATGTGCTGTGTGAAGCGGCCGGCGGCGCCAAATCCCCCGTCTGGAGGCAAATCATCGCCGATGTGACGGGGATCGAAGTGGTGGTCCTGGCTGCCGACGAAGGCCCTGCTTACGGGGCAGCGTTGTTAGCGGGTGTGGGAGCGGGGTGGTTCGCAAGTATAGAGGATGCCTGCGAACGTTTGATCGCAATCAGAGATCGGATTGCGCCGGATCCGGAGCGGCACGAACGGTACAACGACTATTACGAGGTGTACCGGCAGATGTACGGTGTGCTGCAGGGACAGTTTCACCGTTTGTCTGAGCTCGAAAGGAAAGGAATCCACTGA
- a CDS encoding PspA/IM30 family protein: MSLFKRLRDLTLANLYTLIEKAEDPVKMTDQYLRDMQEDLEEAEKAVAAQIVLEKKFKQLYEEQEALVKKRDEQAHVAAQAKNVELARRALEEKKAAEQKMNEYKLSYEKNKLAADQLRAKLEEMRKQITELKNKRETLVARANAAKAQKDINKALSGIGSDSAMAGLKRMEEKVLQMEAEAEASGEIYKKEKSLDEEFEKLSRNKEIDDELAELMKKYE; this comes from the coding sequence ATGTCACTGTTTAAACGTTTGCGCGACCTGACACTGGCCAATCTCTACACGCTGATTGAAAAGGCGGAAGATCCAGTGAAGATGACCGACCAGTACCTGCGCGACATGCAGGAGGACCTGGAAGAAGCGGAAAAAGCTGTGGCCGCCCAAATCGTGCTGGAGAAAAAATTCAAGCAGCTGTATGAAGAGCAGGAGGCGTTGGTCAAGAAGCGCGACGAACAGGCACATGTGGCCGCGCAGGCGAAAAACGTGGAACTCGCCCGCCGAGCGCTGGAAGAGAAAAAAGCGGCCGAGCAGAAGATGAACGAGTACAAGCTGAGCTATGAAAAGAACAAGCTGGCGGCCGATCAGTTGCGTGCGAAGCTGGAAGAGATGCGCAAGCAGATCACGGAACTGAAGAACAAGCGGGAAACGCTGGTCGCCCGCGCTAATGCGGCGAAAGCGCAGAAAGACATCAACAAGGCGCTGTCCGGCATCGGATCCGATTCGGCGATGGCCGGTCTTAAGCGGATGGAAGAAAAGGTGCTGCAAATGGAAGCGGAGGCGGAAGCCAGCGGCGAAATCTACAAAAAGGAAAAATCGCTCGACGAGGAGTTCGAGAAGCTGAGCCGTAACAAAGAGATCGACGACGAATTGGCGGAACTGATGAAGAAATACGAATAG
- a CDS encoding PD-(D/E)XK nuclease family protein yields the protein MKRIYTGWYTDQLRQRWTDQCRQALREGRRNFRFLLPTRHLIRQVRESLAESDLGLSDQIGTFDDMVDLGLSKEPRVIRIDEQAKLAVLTRALELAGDEAAAFGRIADKPGFLRSLMEAIEEMKSSGIFPEAMQTWLAAGGSAAVGGSGDAVAGCLRPNVEGDAGDADRKYVRAFVCVYRFYQQLLRDHTAGRLLDRQEGYRVAAEHLLRCGEELLAGIDTVYIDFLTVTPLQFPIVEAICRHVPHVEIFMPYPSRAEGTSLLQQSRSRLIAALHAIGVEHVELGGEAGAGGPSADGCGSVIGTGSDPAPFVRLARALFEDQPERMDASGVELIPSTSPLQEVRAVAKEIKRLVRQGWDLSEIAIVTADDATYRPLIRRVFRDNRIAVRLAEIQNLVEVPVVRYILQAVGEAQAEFPEKTTCAKHAEALCQLVSRLRLVEELYERAAQGGVYRLEDLRRDLRAWQTCQDILASMVRAKRLYGDREVPFAAFWQEWRELLHQMKVQVDAGAGEGVRVYRPEEMRGLSYRGVFLLGLNEGRYPKKPADHWLIERIVRAADGQAAILQRWEQTELQNLLFRYCVQAAGEKLYLGYQSPEADERNLPSPYLEAVIRCLQPGEWTAPPRFRSAMSSLPIADRWEELSSHQEWRERAAIWLGGQPSLHVAEEPDERALERLQAAPELSWGQILDRLAVEWERSSGYPSRFAGRLQDPAIKAILREKFGPDYPWSVSVLNDYAVCPFKFFAARILRIQPREAAEDGIPVQDKGIFLHTLTRRLLLPLTQENQVGAEQVQMVLERFEPVFEQTCLEWEGTQLAASPYWPAEKLRLKQELRLWLERELERLMQSRMRPAHLEWSFGGHIGEDERHAVDAGSTDEPVVVPVGGEWMRLRGQVDRIDLTEDGSQFAIYDYKTGLHPKKYKGIKDLQDGTNWQLPLYLAAYAEWAKQQGRELAPLGGGFRQLSPLPVKMVGVWAAEAGMWGITDTKKSDVQDDLQAVLDEALQRIAEQREALRDGVFDARPRVECDPHCKYLAVCRFDAAKKEGAE from the coding sequence ATGAAGCGAATCTACACCGGATGGTATACAGACCAGTTGCGGCAGCGTTGGACGGACCAATGCAGACAGGCGCTGCGGGAAGGACGGCGCAATTTTCGCTTTCTGCTGCCAACGCGCCACTTGATTCGACAGGTGCGGGAGAGCCTGGCCGAATCGGACCTCGGGTTGTCCGATCAGATCGGTACGTTCGACGACATGGTCGATCTCGGGTTGTCGAAGGAACCGCGCGTCATCCGAATCGATGAACAGGCAAAATTGGCCGTGCTGACGCGGGCGTTGGAACTGGCTGGCGATGAGGCCGCCGCTTTTGGGCGGATTGCGGACAAGCCCGGTTTTCTCCGGTCGCTGATGGAGGCGATTGAGGAGATGAAGAGCTCGGGGATTTTTCCGGAAGCGATGCAGACGTGGCTGGCAGCGGGCGGTTCGGCGGCTGTTGGAGGTTCAGGTGACGCTGTTGCGGGCTGTTTGCGTCCGAACGTGGAAGGTGATGCGGGTGACGCGGACCGGAAGTATGTTCGCGCGTTTGTTTGCGTCTATCGTTTTTATCAGCAGTTGCTGCGGGATCATACGGCCGGGCGGCTGCTCGACCGGCAGGAAGGGTACCGGGTGGCGGCGGAGCATCTGCTGCGTTGCGGCGAAGAGCTGTTGGCCGGAATCGACACCGTGTATATTGACTTTCTGACGGTGACACCGTTGCAGTTTCCGATCGTCGAAGCGATCTGCCGGCATGTGCCGCATGTGGAGATTTTTATGCCGTATCCGTCCCGGGCGGAGGGGACAAGCCTGCTGCAGCAAAGCCGCAGCCGTCTGATCGCCGCTTTGCACGCGATCGGTGTGGAACATGTGGAGCTTGGTGGGGAGGCGGGCGCGGGGGGGCCGAGTGCGGACGGATGCGGTTCCGTGATCGGCACTGGTTCCGACCCTGCCCCTTTCGTCCGCTTGGCGCGGGCTTTGTTTGAGGACCAGCCGGAGCGGATGGACGCCAGCGGGGTGGAACTGATTCCGAGCACCTCGCCGCTGCAGGAAGTGCGGGCGGTCGCGAAAGAAATCAAGCGGCTGGTCCGGCAGGGCTGGGATCTCAGTGAGATCGCCATTGTGACGGCGGATGATGCCACCTATCGGCCGCTGATCCGGCGGGTGTTCCGTGACAATCGGATCGCCGTGCGGCTTGCCGAGATCCAAAATCTGGTCGAGGTGCCCGTTGTCCGCTACATCCTGCAGGCCGTCGGCGAGGCGCAGGCCGAATTTCCGGAAAAAACGACCTGTGCGAAACACGCGGAAGCGCTGTGTCAACTGGTTTCTCGCCTGCGATTGGTGGAGGAACTGTATGAGCGGGCGGCGCAGGGCGGCGTCTACCGGCTCGAAGATTTGCGCCGGGATCTGCGGGCGTGGCAGACCTGCCAGGACATCCTGGCTAGCATGGTACGGGCGAAACGACTGTACGGAGACCGGGAAGTGCCGTTTGCCGCGTTTTGGCAGGAATGGCGGGAGTTGTTGCACCAGATGAAGGTGCAAGTCGATGCCGGAGCGGGGGAAGGCGTTCGCGTCTATCGTCCGGAGGAAATGCGGGGTCTCAGCTACCGCGGCGTGTTTCTGCTCGGACTGAATGAGGGGCGGTATCCGAAAAAGCCGGCCGATCATTGGCTGATCGAACGAATCGTACGGGCGGCGGACGGGCAGGCGGCCATTTTGCAGCGGTGGGAACAGACGGAGTTGCAAAATCTGCTGTTCCGCTACTGCGTGCAGGCGGCGGGCGAAAAATTGTATCTTGGTTATCAGAGCCCGGAAGCGGACGAGCGGAACTTGCCGTCGCCGTATCTGGAAGCGGTGATTCGCTGTTTGCAGCCGGGAGAGTGGACAGCCCCGCCCCGTTTTCGCAGCGCGATGTCCAGCTTGCCGATTGCGGATCGATGGGAGGAGTTGTCAAGCCACCAGGAATGGCGGGAACGGGCAGCGATCTGGCTGGGCGGGCAGCCGTCCCTGCACGTGGCGGAGGAACCTGATGAACGGGCGCTTGAGCGGCTGCAGGCGGCACCCGAACTCTCGTGGGGCCAGATCCTGGACCGGTTGGCGGTCGAGTGGGAACGAAGCAGCGGTTACCCCAGCCGGTTTGCCGGGCGGTTGCAGGATCCGGCGATCAAGGCGATTTTGCGCGAGAAGTTTGGCCCGGACTACCCGTGGAGCGTGTCGGTTCTGAACGATTATGCGGTCTGCCCGTTCAAGTTTTTTGCTGCCAGGATTTTGCGGATTCAACCGCGGGAAGCGGCGGAGGACGGGATTCCGGTGCAGGACAAGGGAATCTTTCTGCACACGCTGACGCGTCGCCTGCTGCTGCCCCTGACGCAGGAAAATCAGGTCGGTGCGGAACAGGTACAAATGGTGCTGGAACGGTTCGAGCCGGTTTTTGAGCAGACCTGCCTCGAGTGGGAAGGCACGCAGTTGGCGGCGTCGCCTTACTGGCCGGCGGAAAAGCTGCGTCTCAAGCAAGAGTTGCGGCTTTGGCTGGAGCGTGAATTGGAGCGGCTGATGCAATCGCGGATGCGGCCGGCCCATCTGGAATGGTCGTTCGGCGGCCATATTGGGGAGGACGAGCGGCATGCGGTGGATGCCGGATCGACGGATGAACCGGTGGTTGTCCCGGTGGGCGGCGAATGGATGCGGCTGCGCGGCCAGGTTGACCGGATCGATCTGACGGAGGACGGGTCGCAGTTTGCCATCTATGATTACAAGACCGGCTTACACCCGAAGAAATACAAAGGGATCAAGGATTTGCAGGACGGCACCAACTGGCAGCTGCCCTTGTATCTGGCCGCATACGCCGAATGGGCGAAACAGCAGGGACGCGAGCTGGCACCGCTTGGCGGCGGCTTCCGCCAACTGTCTCCGCTACCTGTCAAAATGGTCGGCGTATGGGCGGCGGAGGCCGGGATGTGGGGAATAACCGACACGAAAAAATCGGACGTGCAGGACGACCTGCAGGCTGTGCTGGATGAGGCCCTGCAACGGATCGCCGAACAGCGGGAAGCTTTGCGCGACGGGGTATTCGACGCGCGGCCGCGGGTGGAATGCGATCCGCATTGCAAGTATTTGGCTGTCTGCCGGTTTGACGCGGCGAAAAAGGAGGGGGCGGAATGA
- a CDS encoding ABC transporter permease subunit, with protein METVKQEHIVRNGQSSFWQQWKATLDVRSYTMIFALIAIWVLFSLMSDSFLTARNLSNLFVQMSVTAVLAVGMVLVIVAGHIDLSVGSIVGLTGGIAAILQVWAKWPTPAVIVVTILVGVLIGLFQGWWVAYRAVPAFIVTLGGMMAFRGILTGITKGQTVAPLQDSFRLIGQSYLPQAVGWGLGMLAAAGLLYGVWNARRSRMAYGLEVGSPLAEWGKALFFTALTFLFIALMNSYKGVPFPILLVALLAVMFSFLANRTTFGRHIYAIGGNSEAARLSGIPIRRRTLAVFVLSATMAAIAGVMQVARLNAATISSGTMYELDAIAACVIGGTSLMGGRGKISGAIIGALVMASLDNGMSIMNVESFWQQITKGAILLLAVWIDIYSQNRKKHTVTA; from the coding sequence GTGGAAACGGTCAAACAGGAACACATCGTTCGTAACGGACAGAGTTCGTTTTGGCAGCAGTGGAAGGCAACGCTCGATGTCCGTTCGTACACAATGATTTTCGCGCTGATTGCGATTTGGGTCTTGTTTTCGCTGATGAGCGATTCGTTTTTGACCGCCCGCAACCTGTCCAACCTGTTCGTGCAAATGTCGGTGACGGCGGTGTTGGCGGTCGGCATGGTGCTGGTGATTGTGGCCGGACATATCGATCTGTCGGTCGGTTCGATCGTTGGGCTGACCGGAGGGATCGCCGCCATCCTGCAGGTGTGGGCGAAGTGGCCGACCCCGGCGGTGATTGTGGTGACGATTCTGGTCGGCGTGTTGATCGGATTGTTCCAGGGCTGGTGGGTGGCCTACCGGGCGGTTCCCGCATTTATCGTGACACTCGGCGGCATGATGGCATTTCGCGGTATCCTGACCGGCATCACCAAGGGTCAAACGGTGGCGCCGCTGCAGGACAGTTTTCGCCTGATCGGACAGTCGTATTTGCCGCAGGCGGTCGGTTGGGGATTGGGGATGCTGGCGGCCGCCGGTTTGCTCTATGGGGTATGGAACGCCCGCCGTTCCCGGATGGCGTACGGGCTGGAGGTGGGGTCGCCGCTGGCCGAATGGGGCAAGGCGCTGTTTTTTACCGCTCTTACCTTTCTCTTCATCGCGCTGATGAACAGCTATAAAGGCGTGCCGTTTCCGATTCTGCTGGTTGCGCTGTTGGCCGTGATGTTTTCGTTCCTCGCCAACCGGACGACATTCGGCCGGCACATCTATGCGATCGGCGGCAACAGCGAGGCGGCCCGGCTGTCCGGTATTCCGATCAGGCGGCGGACGCTCGCGGTGTTTGTCCTGAGTGCCACGATGGCGGCGATTGCCGGCGTTATGCAGGTGGCCCGGCTGAACGCTGCGACGATCAGCTCCGGCACGATGTATGAGTTGGACGCGATCGCCGCTTGCGTGATCGGCGGCACCAGCCTGATGGGCGGACGCGGCAAGATCAGCGGCGCGATTATCGGGGCGCTGGTGATGGCCTCGCTGGATAACGGGATGAGTATCATGAACGTCGAATCGTTTTGGCAGCAGATTACGAAAGGCGCGATCCTGCTGTTGGCCGTCTGGATCGATATTTACAGCCAGAACCGCAAAAAACACACCGTGACGGCGTAA
- a CDS encoding DUF4178 domain-containing protein, with protein sequence MSLFGRIKNLLKQPEPPKPEKSILTVGPGDVIEVSLVTYQVTGRTRNSQRNAVLLTLQDGNTVRYLHIEERERTVYALYEPIDGRLDSFNEVPTTIELDGTAYHLQEQYAGRVTVAGKTPFSSGGEQYVWQFQSDDRKLLRIEWQDGRFMLYEGTAVLPADVQVLRGS encoded by the coding sequence ATGAGTCTGTTCGGTCGGATCAAAAATCTGCTCAAGCAGCCGGAACCGCCGAAGCCGGAAAAAAGCATCCTGACCGTCGGCCCGGGCGACGTGATTGAAGTGTCGCTGGTCACCTACCAGGTCACGGGCCGCACGCGCAATTCGCAACGGAACGCTGTTTTGCTGACGCTGCAGGACGGCAACACAGTCCGCTATCTGCACATCGAGGAACGGGAGCGCACCGTCTACGCGCTGTACGAACCGATTGACGGGCGGCTCGATTCGTTCAACGAAGTGCCGACGACGATCGAACTGGACGGCACCGCCTACCACCTACAGGAGCAATATGCGGGACGGGTGACGGTGGCGGGAAAAACTCCGTTTTCCAGTGGAGGCGAACAGTACGTCTGGCAGTTTCAGTCGGATGACCGGAAGCTGTTGAGGATCGAATGGCAGGACGGGCGGTTTATGTTGTACGAAGGAACGGCGGTGCTGCCCGCCGATGTGCAGGTGTTACGCGGGAGCTAA
- a CDS encoding TIGR01212 family radical SAM protein (This family includes YhcC from E. coli K-12, an uncharacterized radical SAM protein.): MQQIATSSRTPLFWGGDGYHKKRYHTWNHHLRQMFNEKVFKVPLDAGFTCPNRDGTKGTGGCTFCSAEGSGDFAGDRRDPLEEQFRKIRDRMHKKWPRAKYIGYFQAFTNTYAPAAELRAMYETILAQDGVVGLSIATRPDCLPDDVVELLAELNEKTYLWVELGLQTVHERTALLINRGHDYQCYLDAVEKLRKHNIRICSHIILGLPGESEEDMMETARAVANLPVQGIKIHLLHLLKYTPLVKLWEAGGLKFLEKDQYIRLVVDMLEILPPEMVVHRLTGDGPPDLLIGPMWSLDKWGVLNGIDGELERRNTWQGRLWIPQQAWTPETGPLCNPQASFTELPVLKETIL; the protein is encoded by the coding sequence ATGCAACAGATCGCAACGAGCAGCCGAACGCCGCTGTTTTGGGGCGGTGACGGTTATCATAAAAAACGCTATCATACGTGGAATCATCATCTGCGGCAAATGTTCAACGAGAAAGTGTTCAAAGTGCCGCTCGATGCGGGCTTTACCTGCCCCAACCGGGACGGGACGAAAGGTACCGGCGGCTGTACGTTCTGCTCGGCGGAGGGCTCGGGCGATTTTGCCGGCGATCGACGCGATCCGCTGGAGGAGCAGTTTCGCAAGATCCGTGACCGGATGCACAAAAAATGGCCGCGCGCCAAATATATCGGCTATTTTCAGGCGTTCACCAACACGTACGCACCGGCGGCCGAATTGCGCGCCATGTACGAAACGATTCTGGCACAGGATGGCGTTGTCGGCCTGTCGATCGCGACCCGGCCCGACTGCCTGCCGGATGATGTGGTGGAACTGCTAGCCGAGTTGAACGAGAAAACCTACCTGTGGGTGGAACTGGGATTGCAGACGGTGCACGAGCGCACGGCGCTGCTGATCAACCGCGGCCACGATTACCAGTGTTATCTGGATGCGGTGGAGAAACTGCGCAAGCACAACATCCGCATCTGTTCCCACATCATCCTTGGGCTGCCCGGTGAATCGGAGGAAGACATGATGGAGACGGCCAGGGCGGTTGCCAACCTGCCGGTGCAGGGGATCAAGATTCATCTGCTGCACCTGCTGAAATATACGCCGCTGGTCAAACTGTGGGAGGCGGGCGGCCTCAAGTTTCTGGAAAAAGATCAATACATCCGGCTGGTGGTGGACATGCTGGAGATTTTGCCGCCGGAGATGGTGGTGCACCGGCTGACGGGGGACGGCCCGCCGGATCTTTTGATCGGACCGATGTGGAGCCTGGATAAGTGGGGGGTCTTAAACGGCATTGACGGGGAGCTGGAACGCCGCAACACCTGGCAGGGCCGCCTCTGGATCCCGCAACAGGCCTGGACGCCGGAGACAGGACCGCTCTGCAACCCGCAGGCATCGTTTACCGAATTGCCGGTGTTAAAGGAGACAATCCTGTGA
- a CDS encoding tRNA (mnm(5)s(2)U34)-methyltransferase: MSGWRIPSVLQQAKILLSERLSAGSIAVDATVGNGYDTLFLAECVGETGHVYGFDIQKQALTSAEARLSEAGLLSRVTFFHTGHERWVELLPPDLRRQIQAVTFNLGYLPGGDKAVVTRPETTLQALQAAFDWLAPGGIITAVLYSGHPGGKQEAERVLAWAGGLDQKQAQVLWYQFLNQKNQPPTLLAVSRHS, translated from the coding sequence GTGAGCGGCTGGCGGATCCCGTCCGTGCTGCAGCAGGCGAAGATCTTGTTGAGTGAGCGGCTTTCCGCCGGTTCGATTGCGGTGGATGCGACGGTTGGCAACGGATACGATACGCTTTTTCTGGCAGAATGTGTGGGCGAGACGGGGCACGTCTACGGGTTTGACATTCAAAAACAGGCGCTCACTTCGGCGGAAGCCCGGCTGTCCGAAGCGGGGCTGCTGTCACGTGTGACCTTTTTTCATACGGGGCATGAGCGGTGGGTGGAGCTGCTGCCGCCCGATTTGCGGCGGCAGATTCAGGCGGTGACGTTTAATCTCGGGTACTTGCCGGGCGGGGACAAGGCGGTCGTCACCCGGCCGGAAACGACTCTGCAGGCGTTGCAAGCGGCGTTTGACTGGCTGGCGCCGGGCGGGATCATCACCGCCGTGCTGTACAGCGGCCATCCGGGCGGCAAGCAGGAGGCCGAGCGGGTGCTCGCCTGGGCCGGCGGGCTGGATCAGAAACAGGCGCAAGTGTTGTGGTACCAATTTTTGAACCAGAAAAATCAGCCGCCTACCCTGCTGGCGGTCAGCAGACATTCGTAG
- a CDS encoding SDR family oxidoreductase, whose protein sequence is MSKVAIITGAGKGVGRALAKALYEDGYRLGLVTRAEADLASLVEELGASSERVIWRAGDAADEQLARELVDAVLAAFGQIDVLVNNAGMGKYGLLEELTVANYDEMMNSNMRSTFVYTYYAVPHMKQRGQGNIVNIASVAGVKGLPQESVYCATKFAQVGFGQALDQELRPFGIKVTNICPGGIRTHFAIGTGRTERDPRLGEFLDADDVVKAVRFVLEQSPKSRIMELLMRPMSEAH, encoded by the coding sequence ATGAGTAAAGTGGCGATCATCACGGGGGCCGGCAAAGGCGTCGGACGGGCGCTTGCCAAGGCGCTGTATGAAGATGGGTATCGCTTGGGATTGGTCACCCGTGCGGAAGCGGATTTAGCTTCACTGGTCGAGGAGTTGGGCGCATCGTCCGAACGGGTCATCTGGCGGGCCGGCGATGCGGCGGACGAACAGTTGGCGCGGGAATTGGTGGACGCGGTGCTGGCGGCGTTCGGCCAGATCGACGTGCTCGTTAACAACGCCGGGATGGGCAAATACGGGCTGCTTGAGGAATTGACGGTGGCCAATTACGACGAGATGATGAACAGCAATATGCGCAGCACGTTTGTCTACACGTATTATGCGGTGCCGCATATGAAACAGCGGGGACAGGGAAATATCGTCAATATCGCATCGGTTGCGGGGGTCAAGGGGTTGCCGCAGGAAAGCGTTTATTGCGCGACCAAGTTCGCACAGGTCGGGTTTGGGCAAGCGCTCGACCAGGAGTTACGCCCGTTTGGAATCAAGGTGACCAACATTTGCCCCGGCGGGATTCGCACCCATTTTGCGATCGGCACCGGCCGTACGGAGAGGGATCCCCGTCTGGGCGAATTCCTGGATGCGGATGATGTCGTGAAGGCGGTTCGGTTCGTGTTGGAGCAAAGTCCCAAGAGCCGGATCATGGAACTGTTGATGCGGCCAATGTCGGAAGCGCATTAA
- a CDS encoding DUF350 domain-containing protein, translated as MTWQNIVGMFVWTGAGAVLLGVLMAIDSLFTGYRDVAEMRNGNTAVTTRFVMKLFAQGYILSQSIAKANDLWQALLASAVSFVILFIVEMIVRRALKTAVGLDLDEGTRQGKVAHALLAGSLHLVGALILAACL; from the coding sequence ATGACTTGGCAGAATATAGTAGGCATGTTTGTATGGACGGGCGCCGGGGCGGTGCTGTTGGGCGTCCTGATGGCGATTGACAGCCTCTTTACCGGCTATCGCGATGTGGCGGAGATGCGAAACGGAAACACGGCGGTCACCACCCGGTTTGTGATGAAACTGTTTGCGCAAGGGTATATTTTGTCCCAGTCGATTGCCAAAGCGAACGACCTGTGGCAGGCGTTGCTGGCCTCGGCGGTCTCATTTGTCATCCTGTTTATTGTCGAGATGATCGTCCGCCGGGCGCTCAAGACCGCTGTGGGACTTGATTTGGACGAGGGCACGCGGCAAGGCAAAGTGGCGCACGCTTTGCTGGCAGGGTCGCTGCATCTGGTCGGCGCCCTGATTTTGGCGGCGTGTCTGTAA